In a single window of the Salvelinus namaycush isolate Seneca chromosome 6, SaNama_1.0, whole genome shotgun sequence genome:
- the LOC120049809 gene encoding insulin receptor substrate 2-B-like yields the protein MANFMNYQENKAAMLLVETQQRGIGTTPAGTAANGYTSIGEPPSPLLNICGGSGARFHQQLPPSNHHSHHHYPQSSLPKEQRPLLHHYQAATQQQQHTLSGENIPGSPVRKASLSSLNLVHEDPSASHHALAASVNAASAAIQLAANANVSVAASGVMDDIRKCGYLRKQKHGHKRFFVLRVASHLGLSRLEYYDSDKKFRSSLRSSAAAPKRVIYLYQCFTVNKRADSKNKHLIALYTKDEYFAIVAENEQEQEDWYVALSELMSEGKKGHLDSDELDDGYGTVTPGTVFKEVWQVNVKPKGLGQTKNLTGVYRLCLSSKTIHLVKLNSETPYVNLQLMNIRRCGHSESFFFIEVGRSSSIGPGEIWMQVDDSVVAQNMHETILETMKALKAFAEIRPRSKSQSSGSNPMAFITTRRHLGNLPPSQTGLQRRSRTESAVGTPPSSKSSGASGYRFRTSSEGEGTMNRPFRSVTGSLIHLNTARIHLGRQEGGGGAGNTGGGGRYVRALPGSNCHTRSASLPVSHFSSTTSPVSVSSSSGHGSVSDTLTRPSSSSICGSPSDGGFNSSDEYGSSPGDFRYFRVRSNTPDSLGNTPPIREENCLSDYMAMGWHREVFGAGGVSSSGGAEAPHRDESTSTDEDRSLRRRTHSFTRPGSQGGVAGGSSGVAVYQKMTQTTTSQDELVSVEEALSLGRSSNQPSSPSSSLRSDYSSCSEHSQGRPPPLSSYPSSSAKEDSGYMPMLCGVAASPRDTPDYMPMQPSSHSHPHHHSLSHPPHPQPSHSPQASSPALAPRSAHQLQPHQPTDPQGYMMMLPGGPSSSSPVQASPSPHSSSSNMGLGVGSSGSIVERPETGEYMDMSYSSGRGGNATGGRKLSNEGGYYTLSNPEGPPKSYSPYFSLPRSYKAPVARDGEQRKWEHEEYVPMSSPAKPVYSQVTGVTTKGFSSGGSDTPHAHHPPPYGAHHQAARGDRRTTAVRPNRLPLGRHSFHGSLRVSEPAAAEGPSSPGEYINIEFGDPYGPPTSCPLADQYVSPSMGSVEQRHSPPQNQDYMSVEGGGDDGCRLTKNQSPRPSLVAPWNPPSYIRPLTANSSLSGAPGSSGAHWRTGTDDYTDMTFNLSKGEGSRGSQSSPTAMLQHLCLMEGRYPPTLLPHPITPPSSSSPQPEPPKVVRADPQGRRRHSSETFSSTPGGGRTTSSSTGTNPPSGSANPSALNGALLAEGSKWASSGSFDSVWMCVEGIGVDLAGFPAQPGPSDLGMDSASSGGPPGGHMCRNVSVGYQNGLNYIALELREDQESNTLPISQQQQGGTGPTPNAPSAGNVTVPVAENNGAYASIDFNKSDGMTATFTE from the coding sequence ATGGCCAATTTTATGAATTACCAAGAAAACAAAGCCGCTATGTTGTTGGTGGAGACGCAACAGAGGGGCATCGGGACGACACCAGCAGGTACGGCAGCCAACGGCTACACCTCAATTGGGGAACCCCCTTCCCCGTTATTGAATATCTGTGGTGGCAGTGGAGCTCGTTTTCATCAGCAATTGCCGCCCTCCAACCACCACAGCCACCATCACTATCCCCAGAGCTCGCTGCCCAAAGAACAACGCCCGCTGTTGCACCACTATCAGGCGGCGACACAGCAACAGCAGCATACTCTCTCTGGTGAAAACATCCCTGGGTCCCCGGTAAGGAAAGCCTCGTTGTCGTCTTTGAACCTGGTACATGAGGACCCCTCTGCTAGCCACCACGCACTCGCTGCATCGGTGAACGCGGCGTCGGCTGCGATTCAATTGGCTGCGAATGCTAACGTTAGCGTCGCTGCCTCAGGGGTCATGGACGACATTCGGAAGTGTGGCTACCTACGGAAACAGAAGCACGGACACAAGAGGTTTTTCGTTCTGAGGGTGGCGAGCCACCTAGGCCTCAGCCGGCTGGAGTACTATGACAGCGATAAAAAATTCCGCAGTAGCCTCCGGTCTTCAGCAGCAGCCCCGAAACGGGTGATCTATCTGTATCAGTGCTTCACCGTCAACAAAAGAGCAGATTCCAAGAACAAACACCTCATAGCCCTCTACACTAAGGATGAGTACTTTGCCATTGTGGCTGAAAACGAGCAGGAGCAAGAGGACTGGTATGTAGCCCTGAGTGAACTGATGAGTGAGGGGAAAAAGGGGCATCTAGACTCTGACGAGTTGGATGATGGCTATGGTACAGTCACACCAGGTACGGTTTTCAAAGAGGTGTGGCAGGTGAACGTGAAACCCAAAGGGCTGGGTCAGACCAAGAACCtcacaggtgtgtatcgtttatGCCTCTCTTCTAAAACGATCCATCTGGTCAAACTAAACTCTGAGACACCGTATGTTAACCTCCAGCTAATGAACATCAGACGATGTGGACACTCAGAAAGCTTCTTCTTCATCGAGGTGGGTCGGTCGTCCTCCATAGGACCAGGGGAGATATGGATGCAGGTAGATGACTCTGTAGTGGCTCAGAACATGCACGAGACCATCTTAGAGACCATGAAGGCTCTGAAGGCCTTCGCAGAGATCCGCCCCAGGAGTAAAAGCCAATCATCGGGCTCCAACCCCATGGCGTTCATTACCACCCGCCGTCacctaggcaacctgccgccgaGCCAAACGGGTCTCCAGCGCCGCTCCCGGACCGAGTCGGCGGTCGGTACGCCACCATCGAGTAAGAGCTCCGGTGCCAGTGGCTACCGCTTCAGGACGTCGAGTGAAGGCGAAGGGACGATGAACCGGCCATTCCGGTCTGTTACCGGCAGCCTGATCCACCTGAACACCGCCCGGATACACCTAGGGCGccaggagggtgggggaggggcaGGGAACACCGGGGGAGGAGGGCGCTATGTCAGGGCGCTACCGGGCTCCAACTGCCACACCCGCTCCGCCTCGCTCCCCGTCTCCCActtctcctccaccacctcccccgTCAGCGTGTCCAGCAGCAGCGGTCACGGCTCAGTCTCTGACACCCTCACCCGGCCCTCCAGCTCGTCCATATGCGGCTCCCCCTCTGACGGAGGCTTCAACTCCTCAGACGAGTACGGCTCAAGCCCCGGAGACTTTCGCTACTTCCGAGTCCGTAGCAACACACCCGATTCGCTGGGCAACACCCCACCAATCAGAGAAGAGAACTGCCTGAGTGACTACATGGCCATGGGCTGGCACCGCGAGGTGTTTGGAGCGGGCGGCGTGAGTAGCTCTGGCGGCGCTGAGGCCCCCCACCGGGACGAGAGCACGTCGACGGACGAAGACCGGTCTCTGAGGCGGCGGACACACTCGTTCACGCGGCCCGGGAGTCAGGGTGGTGTTGCCGGCGGTAGCAGCGGCGTGGCGGTGTACCAAAAGATGACCCAGACCACCACCTCACAGGACGAGTTGGTGTCTGTGGAAGAGGCTCTGTCTCTGGGCCGCAGCAGCAACCagccttcctccccctcttcctccctccgctCTGACTACAGCTCCTGCTCCGAGCACAGCCAGGgcagaccccctcctctctcctcctacccaTCCTCCTCGGCCAAGGAGGACAGTGGCTATATGCCCATGTTGTGTGGGGTGGCAGCCTCACCCCGTGACACCCCGGATTACATGCCTATGCAACCTAGTTCCCATTCTCATCCCCAtcaccactctctctcacaccctcccCATCCTCAGCCCTCCCACTCCCCCCAGGCCTCTAGCCCAGCACTGGCCCCACGCTCGGCCCACCAGCTGCAACCCCACCAGCCTACGGACCCCCAGGGCTACATGATGATGCTACCAGGGGGACCGAGCTCCTCTTCCCCAGTCCAGGCCTCCCCAAGTCCCcacagcagtagcagtaacatGGGTCTGGGTGTCGGTAGTTCTGGTAGTATAGTGGAGCGGCCTGAGACTGGAGAGTACATGGACATGTCGTACAGCAGTGGAAGAGGAGGGAACGCGACAGGAGGACGGAAGCTCTCCAACGAGGGTGGATACTACACACTGAGCAACCCTGAGGGTCCCCCCAAATCATACAGTCCCTACTTCTCCCTGCCTCGCTCCTACAAGGCCCCCGTCGCCAGAGATGGTGAACAGAGAAAATGGGAGCATGAGGAATACGTGCCTATGAGCTCCCCAGCTAAACCCGTCTACTCCCAGGTCACTGGCGTTACGACAAAGGGTTTCAGTAGTGGGGGGTCAGACACCCCTCACGCCCACCACCCCCCGCCCTACGGGGCCCACCACCAAGCAGCTCGCGGTGACCGGCGAACGACTGCGGTTCGGCCCAACCGCCTCCCCCTGGGCCGCCACAGCTTCCACGGGTCGCTGAGGGTTAGTGAGCCAGCTGCTGCCGAGGGACCCTCCAGCCCCGGCGAGTACATCAACATCGAGTTTGGAGATCCCTACGGACCCCCCACATCCTGCCCTCTCGCTGACCAGTACGTCTCACCCTCGATGGGCTCCGTCGAGCAGCGTCACTCCCCTCCCCAGAACCAGGACTATATGAGTGTAGAGGGTGGGGGTGATGATGGTTGCCGCCTGACTAAGAACCAGTCCCCCAGACCCTCTCTGGTGGCCCCATGGAACCCACCCAGCTACATTCGACCCCTGACCGCCAATTCCTCCCTGAGCGGAGCTCCTGGATCTTCTGGCGCTCACTGGCGGACGGGAACAGATGACTACACAGATATGACCTTTAACCTTAGCAAGGGTGAGGGGTCGCGGGGGTCACAGAGTAGCCCCACAGCCATGCTGCAGCACCTGTGTTTGATGGAGGGCAGGTACCCCCCTACCTTACTCCCCCACCCCATCACTCCTCCCTCATCCTCCAGCCCCCAGCCTGAGCCCCCCAAAGTGGTACGTGCTGACCCCCAGGGGCGACGCAGACACAGCTCTGAAACCTTCTCCTCCACCCCTGGAGGAGGCAGAACCACAAGCTCTAGCACAGGCACCAATCCCCCCTCGGGCTCAGCCAACCCCTCGGCCCTCAACGGCGCTCTCCTGGCCGAGGGCTCCAAGTGGGCCAGCTCTGGCTCCTTTGACAGCGTGTGGATGTGTGTGGAGGGGATAGGGGTGGATTTGGCCGGTTTCCCTGCCCAGCCAGGGCCCTCTGATCTGGGCATGGACTCAGCCTCCTCTGGGGGCCCTCCTGGAGGACATATGTGCAGAAATGTGTCTGTGGGGTATCAGAACGGCCTCAACTACATTGCCCTGGAGCTGAGAGAGGACCAGGAATCTAACACACTCCCCATATCCCAGCAGCAGCAGGGGGGAACCGGGCCGACCCCCAACGCCCCCTCAGCTGGTAATGTGACTGTGCCGGTAGCAGAGAACAACGGCGCCTATGCCAGTATAGACTTCAACAAGTCAGACGGGATGACTGCCACGTTCACGG